Within the Setaria viridis chromosome 3, Setaria_viridis_v4.0, whole genome shotgun sequence genome, the region ATGCActccgccggtgccggcggcgaaggcgaggtCCCCGGCAAGATGCCACCTAGGACGCCGCCTTGTTGCGACGGAGAccccggcggcgggagcagcggtTGGATCATGCTGATGATGCCGCCCAGCGGCGGGAAGAGCAGGCCGAGGATGGCGGGCAGTAGCCCCGGGGGGAGCtggccggcggggaggccgggaagggtcggcgcactcggcACGCCGCCGTCAGCTTGGGTGGCCACCTTCTCTGCTTCCTGGCTTGCGACCGCCGGCTTGAACCCTTGCTGGGCTTGGACCCTCGCCGCTTCCGAGGGCTgcagcgccgctgccgctacggcgaaggcgaggaacAGGGCGACGAGCTTGGGCGACGCCATCTCTTGGTGGTGGGATTGGAGGCCTTGGAA harbors:
- the LOC117850931 gene encoding uncharacterized protein, coding for MASPKLVALFLAFAVAAAALQPSEAARVQAQQGFKPAVASQEAEKVATQADGGVPSAPTLPGLPAGQLPPGLLPAILGLLFPPLGGIISMIQPLLPPPGSPSQQGGVLGGILPGTSPSPPAPAECMTPLSAMMPCTDYLTNMTVLTPPGQCCDGLKTIIRDAPICLCHGMTGGLNQFLPKPVDHLRMTALPLACGTVLPIQTLFMCNSNQVPPIMPPTPAEPLMTPATP